One window from the genome of Actinomycetota bacterium encodes:
- a CDS encoding response regulator, with the protein MEKKKVLVIDDEPAMHRLVQIILEVEGFQIVGMGDQDETRRSIASGKPDLIILDIMMPEVDGFEILRMLKGDQETRDIPVIVLTVRNMEEDVRKAMALGADIYMTKPFQPSELVDAVHTALSAKKC; encoded by the coding sequence ATGGAGAAGAAGAAGGTACTGGTGATCGACGACGAGCCCGCCATGCACCGCCTGGTGCAGATAATCCTGGAGGTGGAGGGCTTCCAGATAGTGGGTATGGGGGACCAGGACGAGACCAGGCGCTCCATCGCCAGCGGCAAGCCGGACCTCATCATCCTGGACATCATGATGCCGGAGGTGGACGGGTTCGAGATCCTGCGCATGCTCAAGGGAGACCAGGAGACCAGGGACATACCGGTCATCGTGCTCACGGTGCGCAATATGGAGGAGGACGTCCGCAAGGCCATGGCGCTGGGCGCGGATATCTACATGACCAAACCCTTCCAACCCTCGGAGTTGGTGGACGCCGTGCACACCGCCCTTTCTGCCAAGAAGTGTTGA
- a CDS encoding exopolyphosphatase has translation MGALRVAAVDVGTNSVRLLVAGVSGDREHPRLVTLHRRMAITRLGEGVDGSGTLREEAVERTLAVLREYRRLMDREGVAVRSAAATSAARDAGNAGPFLSAAAGILGTEPRVLSGREEAALSFLGATYDLGPLRPEDRPVLVLDIGGGSTEIIVGRGGEILLDRSLEVGCVRMSERFLHADPPARDELEAMERYLRGVMGAAARELAGHHPGLVVGLAGTVTTLAGLSLGLREYDGEAIHHSRLGRGEVDALYRRLASRTLAERRDFMRLEPGRADVIVGGAAVLRSLMHAAGWDELLVSEKDILDGLAIAAAFGEAWGSPSTPRA, from the coding sequence TTGGGCGCGTTGCGCGTGGCGGCGGTGGATGTGGGGACCAATTCCGTGCGCCTGCTCGTGGCCGGGGTTTCCGGCGACCGGGAGCATCCCCGCCTGGTGACGCTGCACAGACGCATGGCCATCACCCGGCTGGGGGAAGGGGTGGACGGCAGCGGCACGCTGCGCGAGGAAGCGGTGGAGCGCACCCTGGCGGTGCTGCGCGAATACCGCCGGCTAATGGACCGGGAAGGCGTGGCGGTGAGGAGCGCGGCGGCCACCAGCGCGGCCAGGGATGCCGGAAACGCGGGCCCTTTCTTGAGCGCCGCGGCGGGGATACTGGGGACCGAGCCCAGGGTCCTCAGCGGCCGCGAGGAGGCCGCGCTATCCTTTCTCGGGGCCACCTATGACCTGGGGCCGTTGCGCCCCGAGGACAGGCCGGTCCTGGTCCTCGATATCGGCGGCGGCTCCACGGAGATCATCGTGGGGCGGGGCGGAGAGATATTGCTGGACCGCAGCCTGGAGGTGGGCTGCGTGCGCATGAGCGAGAGGTTCCTGCACGCCGACCCTCCCGCGCGGGATGAACTGGAGGCCATGGAGCGATACCTACGCGGCGTGATGGGCGCGGCGGCACGTGAGCTGGCAGGACACCATCCGGGGCTGGTGGTGGGACTGGCGGGGACGGTGACCACGCTGGCGGGCCTGAGCCTGGGGCTGCGGGAATACGACGGAGAGGCCATCCACCATTCCCGCCTGGGGCGCGGGGAGGTCGATGCCCTCTACCGGCGCCTCGCCTCCCGGACCCTGGCGGAGCGCAGGGACTTCATGCGCCTGGAGCCGGGCCGCGCCGACGTCATCGTGGGAGGAGCGGCGGTGCTGCGTTCCCTCATGCACGCCGCGGGATGGGACGAGCTGCTGGTCAGCGAGAAGGACATCCTCGACGGGCTGGCCATCGCCGCCGCCTTCGGAGAGGCCTGGGGGTCACCGTCCACGCCTCGGGCTTGA
- a CDS encoding DUF501 domain-containing protein — MRIDARDRETAERQLGRPLRGEIRVASRCPHGVVQVIATPPLLPDGTPFPTLFWLTCPLLQRSVSRLESGDFRHRLRGRMREDPGFGEELSRAEREYAALRAEWAERLGAREDCERYFSPRGGIGGTASGGTKCLHAHLAHFLAGGGNPVGAEVARELGGIQESECGGDCAPFLRGRR, encoded by the coding sequence ATGCGGATAGACGCGCGGGATAGAGAGACGGCGGAGCGGCAACTGGGACGGCCCCTGCGGGGAGAGATCAGGGTGGCTTCGCGCTGCCCACACGGCGTGGTGCAGGTCATCGCGACGCCGCCCCTGTTGCCGGACGGGACCCCTTTCCCCACCCTTTTCTGGCTCACCTGTCCCCTCCTGCAGCGCTCGGTATCGCGCCTGGAGAGCGGGGATTTCAGGCACCGGCTGCGCGGCAGGATGCGGGAGGACCCGGGGTTCGGGGAGGAGCTCTCACGCGCGGAGCGTGAATACGCCGCGTTGAGGGCGGAGTGGGCGGAAAGGCTGGGGGCCCGGGAGGACTGCGAGAGGTATTTCTCGCCCCGCGGAGGGATCGGGGGCACGGCGAGCGGAGGAACGAAGTGTCTGCATGCCCACCTCGCCCACTTTCTCGCGGGGGGCGGCAACCCGGTGGGCGCGGAGGTGGCGCGGGAGCTGGGCGGAATACAGGAAAGTGAATGCGGGGGCGATTGCGCTCCCTTCCTGCGCGGGAGGAGATGA
- a CDS encoding MaoC family dehydratase N-terminal domain-containing protein: MKYFEDFEVGDVYVSRGRTITEADIVNFAAFSGDWYPLHVDKEYAAKSPFGERIAHGMLVLSAASGLMPLTDYAIVAFYGMDRVRFVGPTKIGDTIHVEAEVTEKKEKSELGGVVTFQQKIVDQEGKEKAVATFKIFMASRPK, encoded by the coding sequence ATGAAGTATTTCGAGGATTTCGAGGTCGGAGACGTCTACGTCAGCCGCGGCCGCACCATCACCGAGGCGGACATCGTCAACTTTGCCGCCTTCAGCGGCGACTGGTATCCCCTGCACGTGGACAAGGAGTATGCCGCCAAGAGCCCCTTCGGCGAGAGGATAGCCCACGGCATGCTGGTGCTTTCCGCCGCCTCCGGGCTCATGCCCCTCACCGACTATGCCATCGTGGCCTTCTACGGCATGGACCGCGTGCGTTTCGTGGGGCCCACCAAGATCGGGGACACCATCCACGTGGAGGCGGAGGTCACGGAGAAGAAGGAGAAGAGCGAGCTGGGCGGGGTGGTCACTTTCCAGCAGAAGATCGTGGACCAAGAGGGAAAAGAGAAGGCCGTGGCCACCTTCAAGATCTTCATGGCCTCCAGGCCGAAGTGA